A single window of Jiangella alkaliphila DNA harbors:
- a CDS encoding threonine ammonia-lyase yields the protein MEPPTLADVLDAQRLLAHHLPPTPTWNYPALDAAAGATVFVKHENAQPTGAFKVRGGITLLSRLDPAERQHGVVGYSTGNHAQSLAYAARLFGVPCTIVMPERPNPAKADAVRRLGAELVEFGATFDDAAPHARALAAERGMRLVSAADEPDIVAGVATAYAELFAQQPHLDAVVVPVGSGSGAAAACLVAAALAPECEVIAVQAAASPAAHDSWRHGELVRRPNRTAVEGLATGSGFALPQRVLRERLADFVLVDDEQIAAAQRRLLLDAHTLAEGAGAAALAAVLADPDRFAGRRVAVVCTGGNASEAELRRCLHVAPPAAERPWEVAAAQ from the coding sequence ATGGAGCCACCCACCCTCGCCGACGTCCTCGACGCGCAGCGGCTGCTCGCCCACCATCTGCCGCCGACGCCCACCTGGAACTACCCGGCGCTCGACGCTGCGGCCGGGGCGACGGTGTTCGTCAAGCACGAGAACGCCCAGCCGACCGGCGCGTTCAAGGTGCGCGGCGGCATCACGCTGCTGTCGCGGCTGGACCCGGCGGAGCGCCAGCACGGCGTCGTCGGCTACTCGACCGGCAACCACGCGCAGTCGCTGGCCTACGCGGCGCGGCTGTTCGGCGTCCCGTGCACGATCGTCATGCCCGAGCGCCCCAACCCGGCCAAGGCCGACGCCGTCCGGCGGCTCGGCGCGGAGCTGGTGGAGTTCGGCGCGACCTTCGACGACGCCGCGCCGCACGCCCGCGCCCTGGCGGCCGAGCGCGGGATGCGGCTGGTCAGCGCGGCGGACGAGCCTGACATCGTCGCCGGGGTCGCCACGGCGTACGCCGAGCTGTTCGCGCAGCAGCCGCACCTGGACGCCGTCGTCGTCCCGGTCGGGAGCGGCAGCGGCGCGGCGGCGGCCTGTCTGGTCGCGGCGGCGCTGGCGCCGGAGTGCGAGGTGATCGCGGTGCAGGCGGCGGCCTCGCCGGCGGCGCACGACTCCTGGCGGCACGGCGAGCTCGTGCGGCGGCCGAACCGGACCGCCGTCGAGGGGCTGGCGACCGGGTCCGGGTTCGCGCTGCCACAGCGGGTGCTGCGCGAGCGGCTGGCCGACTTCGTGCTGGTCGACGACGAGCAGATCGCGGCGGCGCAGCGGCGGCTGCTGCTCGACGCCCACACGCTGGCCGAGGGCGCCGGTGCGGCCGCGCTCGCCGCCGTCCTGGCCGACCCGGACCGGTTCGCCGGCCGCCGGGTCGCCGTCGTCTGCACCGGCGGCAACGCGAGCGAGGCCGAGCTGCGCCGCTGTCTCCACGTTGCCCCACCGGCCGCTGAGCGGCCGTGGGAGGTCGCCGCCGCCCAGTAG
- a CDS encoding ABC transporter ATP-binding protein, with product MSEPRLHGNDLTLAYDERVISRELSVSIPDGSFTVIVGPNACGKSTLLRALARMLKPSAGAVHLDGQLITQYSTKEAARRLGLLPQSSIAPEGITVADLVSRGRYPHQKLFRQWSAADTEAVAEAMANTGITDLRHRRVDELSGGQRQRVWLAMVLAQQTPILLLDEPTTFLDIAHQIEVLDLCHDLHMSHGRTLVAVLHDLNHACRYATHLIAMRDGEIVAEGAPGAIVDETLVREVFGLACRIIDDPETGTPLVIPAAKQPLITTA from the coding sequence ATGTCTGAACCCCGGCTGCACGGGAACGACCTCACGCTCGCATACGACGAGCGGGTCATCTCCCGCGAGCTGTCCGTGTCGATCCCCGACGGGTCGTTCACGGTGATCGTCGGGCCGAACGCGTGCGGCAAGTCGACGCTCTTGCGCGCGCTGGCCCGCATGCTCAAGCCGTCGGCCGGCGCCGTGCACCTGGACGGCCAGCTGATCACCCAGTACTCGACGAAGGAGGCGGCGCGCCGGCTCGGGCTGCTGCCGCAGTCGTCCATCGCGCCCGAGGGCATCACCGTCGCCGACCTCGTCTCCCGCGGCCGGTATCCGCACCAGAAGCTGTTCCGGCAGTGGTCCGCCGCCGACACCGAGGCGGTCGCCGAGGCGATGGCGAACACCGGCATCACCGACCTGCGGCACCGCCGGGTCGACGAGCTCTCCGGCGGGCAGCGGCAGCGGGTCTGGCTGGCGATGGTGCTGGCGCAGCAGACGCCGATCCTGCTGCTCGACGAGCCGACGACGTTCCTCGACATCGCGCACCAGATCGAGGTGCTCGACCTCTGCCACGACCTGCACATGTCGCACGGCCGCACGCTGGTCGCCGTCCTGCACGACCTCAACCACGCCTGCCGCTACGCCACGCACCTGATCGCCATGCGCGACGGCGAGATCGTCGCGGAGGGCGCGCCCGGGGCCATCGTCGACGAGACCCTGGTGCGCGAGGTGTTCGGGCTGGCCTGCCGGATCATCGACGACCCCGAGACCGGCACGCCGCTGGTCATCCCCGCCGCGAAGCAGCCGCTCATCACCACTGCGTGA
- a CDS encoding FecCD family ABC transporter permease, protein MPAPPVDRPPEPPSGGAATAVSSADAGTAATAADAARAAAGLVRTTRGRLVWLGVCAVVLAVTCLASIAIGAKYIPLDDVVRALFDSGDANNQVIVGDMRVNRTLLGVICGIALGLAGALMQALTRNPLADPGILGVNAGAAFAVVLGVTLFGSMSLYGYIWFAFAGAALASVVVYALASVGRGQTSPVRLALSGIALAAVLLGFTQAMVIMDPQVLDVFRFWQVGSLAGRDVETVGSVLPFIVVGVLLALGLARTLDAMALGDDTAAALGVNVLLARVIGVLAVTLLCGAATAAMGPVAFVGLIVPHIVRAFTGPDQRWILPFCLVVSPILLLASDIVGRVVLSTGELQVGIVTTVIGGPVLIALVRRRRMVAS, encoded by the coding sequence ATGCCCGCTCCGCCCGTCGACCGGCCTCCTGAGCCGCCGTCCGGAGGCGCCGCGACGGCGGTGAGCTCGGCCGACGCCGGGACCGCCGCGACCGCTGCCGACGCCGCGAGGGCCGCGGCCGGGCTGGTCCGCACGACCCGCGGCCGGCTGGTGTGGCTGGGCGTCTGCGCGGTCGTGCTGGCGGTGACCTGCCTGGCGAGCATCGCGATCGGCGCGAAGTACATCCCGCTGGACGACGTCGTGCGGGCGCTGTTCGACTCCGGCGACGCGAACAACCAAGTCATCGTCGGGGACATGCGGGTGAACCGGACGCTGCTCGGCGTGATCTGCGGCATCGCGCTGGGGCTGGCCGGCGCGCTCATGCAGGCGCTGACCCGCAACCCGCTCGCCGACCCCGGCATCCTCGGCGTCAACGCCGGCGCCGCGTTCGCCGTCGTGCTGGGCGTGACGTTGTTCGGGTCGATGAGCCTGTACGGCTACATCTGGTTCGCGTTCGCCGGCGCGGCGCTGGCCAGCGTCGTCGTCTACGCCTTGGCGTCGGTCGGACGGGGGCAGACGTCGCCGGTGCGGCTGGCGCTGTCGGGCATCGCGTTGGCGGCGGTGCTGCTCGGGTTCACCCAGGCGATGGTGATCATGGACCCGCAGGTCCTCGACGTCTTCCGGTTCTGGCAGGTGGGCTCGCTGGCCGGGCGTGACGTCGAGACCGTCGGCTCGGTGCTGCCGTTCATAGTCGTCGGCGTTCTGCTCGCGCTGGGCCTGGCCCGGACGCTCGACGCGATGGCGCTCGGGGACGACACCGCGGCGGCGCTCGGCGTGAACGTGCTGCTGGCCCGGGTGATCGGCGTGCTGGCGGTGACGCTGCTGTGCGGCGCGGCGACGGCGGCGATGGGCCCGGTCGCGTTCGTCGGGCTGATCGTGCCGCACATCGTGCGCGCGTTCACCGGCCCGGACCAGCGCTGGATCCTGCCGTTCTGCCTGGTCGTCTCGCCGATCCTGCTGCTGGCCTCCGACATCGTCGGCCGGGTCGTGCTGTCGACCGGCGAGCTGCAAGTCGGCATCGTCACGACGGTCATCGGCGGCCCGGTGCTGATCGCCCTGGTGCGCCGCCGCCGGATGGTCGCGTCATGA
- a CDS encoding membrane protein, with the protein MTERVTVTGPRRRRPPARRRAVTAEIDAQTQLGEVYMRALLRAQLRLSLAVAGVVLGLLATLPLLFALAPRVTAIELAGVPLPWLVLGGLIYPALVVAAWFYVRAAERVERDFGDMVNRS; encoded by the coding sequence ATGACGGAGCGGGTCACCGTCACCGGACCGCGGCGGCGCCGGCCGCCCGCCCGGCGGCGCGCCGTGACCGCGGAGATCGACGCCCAGACGCAGCTCGGCGAGGTGTACATGCGGGCGCTGCTGCGGGCCCAGCTGCGGCTCAGCCTGGCCGTCGCCGGCGTCGTGCTGGGGCTGCTGGCCACCCTGCCGCTGCTGTTCGCGCTCGCGCCGCGGGTCACCGCGATCGAGCTGGCCGGTGTGCCGCTGCCGTGGCTGGTGCTCGGCGGGCTGATCTACCCGGCGCTGGTCGTGGCCGCCTGGTTCTACGTCCGCGCGGCCGAACGGGTCGAGCGCGACTTCGGCGACATGGTGAACCGGTCGTGA
- a CDS encoding class I SAM-dependent methyltransferase → MTTDEFHLRATSFGGVADVYERTRPGYPDDAVRWLTGDRPVRVLDLGAGTGKLTRSLIAASHDVVAVDPSELMLAQLRAALPDVDARAGSAERLPLDDATVDVVTAGQAYHWFDPATALPEIARVLRPGGRLGLVWNLRDDSVGWVDELWSMFGDHEGRRADDPEVIPPFGPVEQRTFRHEQRLDRDGLLGLVASRSYVAILAAPERDELLGRVGTLYDRVAGPDGVVLPYLTHCFRSTRA, encoded by the coding sequence GTGACGACCGACGAGTTCCATCTGCGGGCCACCTCCTTCGGCGGGGTCGCCGACGTGTACGAGCGCACCCGGCCCGGCTACCCCGACGACGCGGTGCGCTGGCTGACCGGCGACCGGCCCGTGCGCGTCCTCGACCTCGGCGCCGGGACCGGCAAGCTGACGCGTTCGCTCATCGCCGCCAGTCACGACGTCGTTGCGGTCGACCCGTCCGAGCTGATGCTGGCCCAGCTCCGGGCCGCGTTGCCCGACGTCGACGCGCGGGCGGGGTCGGCGGAGCGGCTGCCGCTGGACGACGCGACGGTCGACGTCGTGACGGCCGGCCAGGCGTACCACTGGTTCGATCCGGCGACGGCGCTGCCCGAGATCGCCCGCGTCCTGCGGCCCGGCGGACGGCTCGGCCTGGTCTGGAACCTGCGCGACGACTCCGTCGGCTGGGTCGACGAACTCTGGTCGATGTTCGGCGACCACGAGGGCCGCCGCGCCGACGACCCGGAGGTGATCCCGCCGTTCGGGCCGGTCGAGCAGCGGACCTTCAGACACGAGCAGCGACTGGACCGCGACGGCCTGCTCGGCCTGGTCGCGTCGCGCTCGTACGTCGCCATCCTCGCCGCGCCGGAGCGGGATGAACTGCTCGGCCGCGTCGGCACGCTCTACGACCGCGTCGCCGGCCCGGACGGCGTCGTACTGCCCTACCTGACGCACTGCTTCCGCTCCACCCGCGCCTGA
- a CDS encoding sodium/solute symporter, translating into MSSSAGIIAVVVTALATVLIGMYGVRAARTTSDFYVASRTVTPWWNASAIGGEYLSAASFLGVAGLVLAYGTDMLWFPVGYTAGYLMLLVLVAAPLRRSGAYTLPDFAEARLESAYARRAASILVVTIGWLYLLPQFQAAGLTLRTVTGAPQWAGPVVVAVVVLVSVLGGGMRSITFVQAFQYWLKLTALALPVIFLLLVWQNDGRPELAAPGEPVFEEATSVEVTIDVTVDVPSRVVVTSDGRPLVLEPGEHDVEAGTVLDFPAGAPIPHATSLTPMSGESWALPLTAGGDHPLYATYSLIIALFFGTMGLPHVLVRFYTNPDGRAARRTTLAVLGLLGVFYVLPGLYGALGRLYTPELLLTGRTDAVVLVLPGRLIDGAAGEALSMLVTAGAFAAFLSTSSGLTVSVAGVLSQDLLHSRVRNPVTGFRLGAFLALLVPIGLALTSPFLGIADVVGLAFAVAASSFCPLLLLGIWWRRLTWPGAVAGLLAGGGASTAAVVVTILGGPQSGWIGALLAQPAAWTMPLAFVVMIAVSLATQQHLAPGVNRTMVRLHTPENLDLNRGDWDPEDRWRT; encoded by the coding sequence GTGAGCTCGTCGGCCGGCATCATCGCGGTCGTCGTGACGGCGCTGGCGACGGTGCTGATCGGCATGTACGGCGTCCGCGCCGCCCGCACGACCAGCGACTTCTACGTCGCCTCCCGCACCGTGACGCCGTGGTGGAACGCGTCGGCGATCGGCGGCGAGTACCTGTCGGCGGCGTCGTTCCTGGGCGTGGCCGGGCTGGTGCTGGCATACGGGACCGACATGCTGTGGTTCCCGGTCGGCTACACCGCCGGCTACCTGATGCTGCTGGTGCTGGTGGCGGCGCCGCTGCGGCGGTCGGGCGCGTACACGCTGCCCGACTTCGCCGAGGCGCGGCTGGAGTCGGCGTACGCGCGGCGGGCGGCCAGCATCCTCGTCGTCACGATCGGCTGGCTGTACCTGCTGCCGCAGTTCCAGGCGGCCGGGCTGACGCTGCGGACGGTGACGGGCGCGCCGCAGTGGGCCGGCCCGGTCGTCGTCGCGGTCGTGGTGCTGGTGAGCGTACTCGGCGGCGGCATGCGCAGCATCACGTTCGTCCAGGCGTTCCAGTACTGGCTCAAGCTCACCGCGCTCGCCCTGCCGGTGATCTTCCTGTTGCTGGTGTGGCAGAACGACGGACGGCCCGAGCTGGCGGCGCCGGGCGAGCCGGTGTTCGAGGAGGCGACGTCGGTCGAGGTCACGATCGACGTGACGGTGGACGTGCCGTCGCGGGTGGTGGTGACCAGCGACGGCCGGCCGCTAGTGCTCGAGCCGGGCGAGCACGACGTCGAGGCCGGGACCGTGCTCGATTTCCCGGCCGGCGCCCCGATTCCGCACGCGACGTCGCTGACCCCGATGAGCGGCGAGTCGTGGGCACTGCCGCTGACCGCCGGTGGCGATCATCCGCTGTACGCGACGTACTCGCTGATCATCGCGCTGTTCTTCGGGACGATGGGGCTGCCGCACGTGCTGGTGCGGTTCTACACCAACCCCGACGGCCGGGCCGCGCGGCGGACGACGCTGGCGGTGCTGGGGCTGCTCGGCGTGTTCTACGTGCTGCCCGGGCTGTACGGCGCGCTCGGCCGGCTGTACACGCCGGAGCTGCTGCTGACCGGCCGCACGGACGCCGTCGTGCTGGTGCTGCCCGGGCGGCTGATCGACGGCGCGGCCGGCGAGGCGCTGTCGATGCTGGTGACGGCGGGCGCGTTCGCGGCGTTCCTGTCGACGTCGTCAGGACTGACGGTGTCGGTGGCCGGCGTGCTGTCGCAGGACCTGCTGCACAGCCGCGTCCGCAACCCCGTCACCGGGTTCCGGCTGGGCGCGTTCCTTGCGCTGCTGGTGCCGATCGGGCTCGCCCTGACCAGCCCGTTCCTCGGCATCGCCGACGTGGTGGGCCTCGCCTTCGCCGTCGCGGCGTCGTCGTTCTGCCCGCTGCTGCTGCTCGGCATCTGGTGGCGGCGGCTGACGTGGCCGGGCGCGGTGGCCGGGCTGCTGGCCGGCGGCGGCGCGTCGACGGCCGCCGTCGTCGTGACGATCCTCGGCGGGCCGCAGTCCGGCTGGATCGGGGCGCTGCTGGCGCAGCCGGCCGCCTGGACGATGCCGCTCGCGTTCGTCGTGATGATCGCGGTGTCGCTCGCGACCCAGCAGCACCTCGCCCCCGGCGTCAACCGCACCATGGTCCGGCTGCACACCCCCGAGAACCTCGACCTCAACCGCGGCGACTGGGACCCCGAGGACCGCTGGCGCACCTGA
- a CDS encoding type II toxin-antitoxin system VapC family toxin, whose translation MIVVDASVVAEALRDHTSGYMSVLMTGEAAAPAHLDAEVLSVLRGLVRGGHLKGEDLPVYVDALATAPIDRLDIPVLLSTAVTMFDNLSAYDALYVSAALHHDARLCTRDSGMEQVATRLGVPLVAAT comes from the coding sequence GTGATCGTCGTCGACGCGTCGGTCGTTGCGGAGGCGCTGCGAGATCACACGTCTGGATACATGAGTGTGCTGATGACCGGCGAGGCTGCGGCACCGGCACATCTCGATGCCGAGGTCCTGTCCGTCCTCCGCGGTCTGGTCCGCGGTGGGCACCTGAAGGGCGAGGATCTACCCGTGTATGTCGATGCCCTGGCCACGGCTCCGATCGACCGGCTGGACATCCCGGTGTTGTTGAGCACCGCAGTCACGATGTTCGACAACCTCAGCGCCTACGACGCGTTGTATGTGTCGGCCGCTCTGCATCATGATGCGCGCTTGTGCACCCGTGACAGTGGCATGGAGCAGGTCGCTACACGGCTGGGTGTGCCGCTGGTGGCTGCCACCTGA
- a CDS encoding LytR/AlgR family response regulator transcription factor, which produces MLSVLAVDDEPPALAELAFLLEQDEHVGQVLTAGDGAAALRLLEQQHVDTVFLDIRMPGLSGLDLARVLARFRRPPAVVFVTAYDDHAVTAFDLHAVDYVMKPYRRERLFEAIRRATDAVSDARAAGDDEDDETISVELGGVTRFIRRSEVAYVSAQGDYARLHTADGASHLLRVPLATLEDRWAPAGFVRIHRSYLVALTSIEELRADAGRYTVVIGDTTLPVSRRHTRELRDRLVRRAGGTR; this is translated from the coding sequence ATGCTCAGCGTTCTGGCGGTCGACGACGAGCCACCGGCGCTCGCCGAGCTCGCGTTCCTGCTGGAGCAGGACGAGCACGTCGGCCAGGTGCTGACCGCCGGCGACGGCGCCGCGGCGCTGCGACTGCTCGAGCAGCAGCACGTCGACACCGTCTTCCTCGACATCCGGATGCCCGGGCTGTCCGGGCTCGACCTCGCCCGCGTGCTGGCCCGGTTCCGCCGTCCGCCCGCCGTCGTCTTTGTGACGGCCTACGACGACCACGCCGTCACCGCGTTCGACCTGCACGCCGTCGACTACGTAATGAAGCCGTACCGGCGCGAGCGGCTGTTCGAGGCGATCCGGCGGGCCACCGACGCCGTCAGCGACGCGCGGGCCGCGGGCGACGACGAGGACGACGAGACCATCTCGGTCGAGCTGGGCGGCGTCACCAGGTTCATCCGGCGCAGCGAGGTCGCCTACGTCAGCGCCCAGGGCGACTACGCGCGGCTGCACACCGCCGACGGCGCCAGCCACCTGCTGCGGGTGCCGCTCGCGACGCTGGAGGACCGCTGGGCGCCGGCCGGGTTCGTCCGCATCCACCGCAGTTACCTCGTCGCGCTGACGTCCATCGAGGAGCTGCGCGCCGACGCCGGGCGGTACACCGTCGTCATCGGCGACACCACGCTGCCGGTGAGCCGGCGGCACACCCGCGAGCTGCGCGACCGGCTGGTCCGGCGGGCCGGCGGGACCCGGTGA
- a CDS encoding sensor histidine kinase produces the protein MESQVVVFVVAVIAVSLAAVLLTRLVRSRLVLGTTEDQTTYRILHTTSLASPELRAGLAAGADKAVRHLRELLATPALALTDGDGVVTWDGAGGNAHVHDVRRHAARALDGNTDVLGPAVVECDRLDCPVRHAVAASLTSDDRVEGALIAYTSARPSAGLVRAVEEVARFVSGQLELAEFDRERAKLAEAEIRALRAQISPHFIYNALGAIASYVRTDPEHARELLLEFADFTRYSFRRHGDFTTLAEELRSIERYLTLEKARFGDRLSVTLRVAPEVLPVAVPFLCLQPLVENAVRHGLEGRADPGHITIIAEDAGNEALISIDDDGVGMDPELARSLLTGDGAGDRVGLGNVDERLRAVFGDEYGLVIETAYGAGTKVSLRVPKYRPGVHAT, from the coding sequence ATGGAGTCGCAGGTCGTCGTGTTCGTCGTCGCGGTCATCGCGGTGTCGCTGGCGGCCGTCCTGCTGACCCGGCTGGTCCGGTCGCGGCTGGTGCTGGGCACGACCGAGGACCAGACGACGTACCGGATCCTGCACACCACGAGCCTCGCCTCGCCGGAGCTGCGGGCCGGGCTGGCCGCCGGCGCCGACAAGGCGGTCCGGCACCTGCGCGAGCTGCTGGCCACGCCCGCGCTGGCGCTGACCGACGGCGACGGCGTCGTGACGTGGGACGGCGCCGGCGGCAACGCGCACGTGCACGACGTCCGGCGGCACGCGGCCCGGGCGCTGGACGGCAACACCGACGTGCTCGGCCCGGCCGTCGTCGAGTGCGACCGGCTGGACTGCCCCGTCCGGCACGCCGTCGCGGCCTCGCTCACCTCGGACGACCGCGTCGAGGGCGCGCTGATCGCGTACACGTCGGCGCGGCCGTCCGCCGGTCTCGTCCGCGCCGTCGAGGAAGTGGCCCGTTTCGTGTCGGGGCAGCTCGAGCTGGCCGAGTTCGACCGCGAGCGAGCCAAGCTGGCCGAGGCGGAGATCCGGGCGCTGCGGGCGCAGATCTCGCCGCACTTCATCTACAACGCGCTCGGGGCGATCGCGTCGTACGTGCGCACCGATCCCGAGCACGCGCGCGAACTGCTGCTGGAGTTCGCCGACTTCACCCGGTACTCGTTCCGGCGCCACGGCGACTTCACGACGCTGGCCGAGGAGCTGCGCTCGATCGAGCGGTACCTGACGCTGGAGAAGGCGCGGTTCGGCGACCGGCTGTCGGTGACGCTGCGGGTGGCGCCCGAGGTGCTCCCCGTCGCCGTCCCGTTCCTGTGCCTGCAGCCGCTGGTCGAGAACGCCGTCCGGCACGGGCTCGAGGGCCGCGCCGACCCGGGCCACATCACGATCATCGCCGAGGACGCCGGCAACGAGGCCCTGATCAGCATCGACGACGACGGCGTCGGCATGGACCCCGAGCTGGCCCGCAGCCTGCTGACCGGCGACGGCGCCGGCGACCGCGTCGGCCTCGGCAACGTCGACGAGCGGCTGCGCGCCGTCTTCGGCGACGAGTACGGCCTGGTCATCGAGACCGCGTACGGCGCCGGGACGAAGGTCAGCCTGCGCGTGCCGAAGTACCGGCCGGGCGTGCACGCGACCTGA
- a CDS encoding LysR family transcriptional regulator: MLDLTRLRVLVAVAREGSVTAAADALHYAQPSVSHHLARLEAEVGLPLTQRAGRGLRLTEAGELLARRAEEILGQVEATEAELSAHAGLRTGRVRLAAFPSALATLVPAAAARFAAAYPDVELALTEAEPPAALTALRTGVVDVAVVFTHGALEERGVTVEPLLTEPLFLVTPADGARARPDGGLAAHADARWIAGCERCRAHLVESCERAGFTPAIAFETDDYVAVQALVAAGLGVSTLPGLALTANRHPGVRVDPLPGDRRAVAVATYGRSPAPLPVQAFRAALREAAAADFTQW, translated from the coding sequence ATGCTGGATCTGACCCGGCTGCGGGTGCTGGTCGCGGTCGCCCGCGAGGGATCAGTCACGGCGGCCGCCGACGCGCTGCACTACGCCCAGCCGTCCGTCAGCCACCACCTCGCCCGGCTCGAGGCGGAGGTCGGGCTGCCGCTGACCCAGCGGGCCGGCCGCGGGCTGCGGCTCACCGAGGCGGGGGAACTGCTGGCGCGGCGGGCCGAGGAGATCCTGGGCCAGGTCGAGGCCACCGAGGCCGAGCTGTCCGCGCACGCCGGCCTGCGCACCGGCCGGGTCCGGCTGGCGGCGTTCCCGTCGGCGCTGGCCACGCTGGTCCCGGCGGCCGCGGCCCGGTTCGCCGCCGCGTATCCGGACGTCGAGCTGGCGCTCACCGAGGCCGAGCCGCCGGCCGCGCTGACGGCGCTGCGCACCGGCGTCGTGGACGTCGCGGTCGTCTTCACGCACGGCGCGCTGGAGGAGCGCGGGGTCACCGTCGAGCCGCTGCTGACCGAGCCGCTCTTCCTCGTGACGCCCGCGGACGGTGCCCGCGCGCGTCCGGACGGCGGCCTCGCCGCCCACGCCGATGCGCGGTGGATCGCCGGCTGCGAGCGGTGCCGCGCGCACCTCGTCGAGTCGTGCGAGCGGGCCGGGTTCACGCCGGCCATCGCGTTCGAGACCGACGACTACGTGGCGGTCCAGGCGCTGGTCGCGGCCGGGCTGGGCGTGAGCACGCTGCCCGGGCTGGCGTTGACGGCCAACCGGCATCCCGGCGTGCGCGTCGACCCGCTGCCCGGCGACCGCCGCGCCGTCGCCGTCGCGACCTATGGCCGCTCGCCCGCGCCGCTGCCCGTGCAGGCGTTCCGTGCCGCGCTGCGCGAGGCGGCGGCCGCCGACTTCACGCAGTGGTGA
- a CDS encoding type II toxin-antitoxin system Phd/YefM family antitoxin, producing the protein MAEAPIESIRQVRQHLADVVERAASTTPTVITRRGQAVAAVISLADYQRLRGKDGGSHRAWEARVAALPPISGEVDTLEVLRAARAERDADLAP; encoded by the coding sequence ATGGCTGAAGCTCCGATCGAGTCGATCCGCCAGGTCCGCCAGCACTTGGCCGATGTCGTCGAGCGCGCGGCGAGCACTACTCCTACCGTCATCACTCGACGCGGGCAGGCCGTGGCCGCGGTCATCTCGCTGGCGGACTATCAGAGACTGCGCGGTAAGGACGGCGGTTCGCACCGAGCTTGGGAGGCCCGCGTGGCGGCACTGCCGCCGATCTCGGGTGAGGTCGACACGCTCGAGGTGCTGCGTGCCGCCCGAGCCGAACGCGACGCCGACCTCGCGCCGTGA
- a CDS encoding FecCD family ABC transporter permease, with amino-acid sequence MTAPPATPQAAPTRRITVAPTDLSPTAYVLRGPGETSVRFDRRVVLMCGLLIAILVAVFVTSLAVGDFTISPGDVVRTLFGNPPDPLADFIVNGRRLPRVLVAFLVGGALGASGAVFQSLSRNPLGSPDVIGFTSGASAGAVFVILVTGGSMLQVAGGAVIGGLATAIAVYLLAYKRGVQGFRLILVGIAAGAMLTSAVHYMLMRAELIQAASAQVWLTGSLNTRAWDHVIAVGIGVAVVAPLLAVLSRPMRLIEMGDEAATGLGVNAERTRLGMLIAATILAAIAVAAAGPIAFIALSAPHLARRLTGASGAAVGAAALMGAALLGASDLVAQWVLPTPLPVGVVTVCIGGLYLVWLLAREGRRNHV; translated from the coding sequence ATGACGGCCCCGCCGGCAACCCCACAGGCCGCGCCGACCCGGCGGATCACCGTCGCGCCCACCGACCTGTCGCCCACCGCCTACGTGCTGCGCGGGCCCGGCGAGACGTCCGTCCGGTTCGACCGCCGCGTCGTGCTGATGTGCGGGCTGCTCATCGCGATCCTGGTGGCGGTGTTCGTGACGTCGCTGGCGGTCGGCGACTTCACCATCTCGCCGGGCGACGTGGTCCGGACGCTGTTCGGGAACCCGCCGGACCCGCTGGCCGACTTCATCGTCAACGGCCGCCGGCTGCCCAGGGTGCTGGTCGCGTTCCTGGTCGGCGGCGCGCTCGGCGCGTCCGGCGCGGTGTTCCAGAGCCTGTCGCGCAACCCGCTGGGCAGCCCGGACGTCATCGGCTTCACGTCCGGCGCGTCGGCCGGTGCGGTGTTCGTGATCCTGGTGACCGGCGGCAGCATGCTGCAGGTCGCCGGCGGCGCCGTCATCGGCGGGCTGGCCACCGCGATCGCCGTCTACCTGCTGGCCTACAAGCGCGGCGTCCAGGGGTTCCGGTTGATCCTCGTCGGCATCGCGGCCGGCGCCATGCTGACGTCGGCGGTCCACTACATGCTCATGCGGGCCGAGCTGATCCAGGCGGCGAGCGCGCAGGTCTGGCTGACCGGGTCGCTGAACACCCGCGCCTGGGACCACGTCATCGCCGTCGGCATCGGCGTCGCGGTGGTCGCGCCGCTGCTCGCCGTCCTGTCCCGGCCGATGCGGCTGATCGAGATGGGCGACGAGGCCGCGACCGGGCTCGGCGTGAACGCGGAACGGACCCGGCTCGGCATGCTGATCGCCGCGACGATCCTCGCGGCCATCGCCGTCGCCGCGGCCGGGCCGATCGCGTTCATCGCGCTGTCGGCACCGCACCTGGCCCGGCGGCTGACCGGGGCGTCCGGCGCGGCGGTCGGCGCGGCCGCGCTGATGGGCGCCGCACTGCTGGGCGCCAGCGACCTCGTCGCCCAATGGGTGCTCCCGACGCCGCTACCGGTCGGCGTGGTGACGGTGTGCATCGGCGGTCTCTACCTCGTCTGGCTCCTCGCGCGGGAAGGGCGGCGCAACCATGTCTGA